The following proteins are co-located in the Plectropomus leopardus isolate mb unplaced genomic scaffold, YSFRI_Pleo_2.0 unplaced_scaffold5341, whole genome shotgun sequence genome:
- the LOC121939627 gene encoding junction-mediating and -regulatory protein-like, with the protein MSFTMEDNLESGWVSVRPRVFDEKERHKFVFIVAWNDIEGKFAITCHNRTVQRRTTFLLEPLLDAALLPSPGASVAETRTKSLVATKKDGQTGKVRPHSVPKGKTKAVLGDKKLGSSKTTECVCPTLGSWDIVTPKVIDIEILDPVDVPLSPDDPEPGDGESSGREDFSWAGLFSFQDLRAAHLQLCAVNSDLEPCLPSFPEEQSGVWSVLFGAPGVSQRETDALCYQLQVYLGHALDTCGWKILSQVLFSESEDTEEYYESLSELRQKGYEDALERAKRRMQE; encoded by the coding sequence ATGTCATTCACTATGGAGGACAACTTGGAGTCCGGGTGGGTGTCCGTCCGACCCAGAGTCTTCGACGAAAAAGAAAGGCATAAATTTGTCTTTATCGTGGCCTGGAACGACATCGAGGGAAAGTTCGCCATAACCTGCCACAACAGAACCGTGCAGAGACGGACCACTTTCCTCCTGGAGCCGCTCCTCGACGCTGCTTTGCTGCCTTCGCCCGGTGCCTCCGTGGCTGAAACGCGCACAAAAAGTCTTGTCGCGACGAAGAAGGATGGACAGACGGGTAAAGTTAGACCTCACTCGGTCcctaaaggaaaaacaaaggcTGTACTCGGGGACAAAAAACTCGGTAGTTCAAAGACAACCGAGTGTGTCTGCCCCACATTAGGCTCCTGGGACATTGTGACACCAAAAGTGATAGATATCGAGATCCTAGACCCGGTGGATGTCCCGCTCTCTCCGGATGATCCAGAACCGGGGGACGGTGAGAGCAGCGGCCGTGAGGACTTCAGCTGGGCCGGGCTGTTCTCCTTCCAGGACCTGAGGGCAGCCCACCTCCAGCTGTGCGCCGTCAACTCGGACTTGGAGCCGTGTTTGCCCTCCTTCCCAGAGGAGCAGTCTGGTGTGTGGTCGGTGCTGTTCGGTGCCCCGGGGGTGTCGCAGCGGGAGACGGACGCCCTGTGCTACCAGCTGCAGGTGTACTTGGGTCATGCCCTGGACACCTGCGGCTGGAAGATTCTGTCGCAGGTGCTTTTCTCCGAGAGCGAGGACACGGAGGAGTACTACGAGAGTCTGAGCGAGCTGAGGCAGAAAGGCTATGAAGATGCTCTGGAGAGGGCCAAGAGGCGCATGCAAGAG